From Pagrus major chromosome 2, Pma_NU_1.0, one genomic window encodes:
- the LOC141012588 gene encoding extracellular calcium-sensing receptor-like, with product MSLSLWFLTRRPSSALSLLLLSVVGIQTGLEVVQATVCSRWGVPSDKSLSQDGDVIIGGLFNLYYIPSAVEQGYTKLPSYEPCTGLAVEPLKYTYAMAFAVEEINRNSTLLPGVKLGYRILDSCFRYPWALQGALSMVGGDTHSCNLTAATPQSAGGQLVPLLIGAAASTTGIMLSRILGPLSVPVISYLASCPCLSDRTKFPNFFRTIPSDIYQARAMARLAIRFNWTWIGAVIVNNDYGQLAIQVFQEEIQGKGVCLEFIATVRRETIVSDARRAALKIKASTATVILIFCWYTDVKKVFLELAKRNVTDRQFLASEAWSTSDDLLQDLAISKVASGVLGVAIRSSTIPGFENYLRSLHPSHRPEDEFFREFWQKEFGCTPGAEQSQETQSSYSSSQLQTRSDHSSNVSSSSPTKETLLKASLPACSGTESLEGVQHPFTDTSQLRVAYNVYLAVYAAAHALHSLLSCPNRDSPPGNNSSTCSSPKHIKPRELLQHLNKVNVTTPQGEMFYFQGADIPAKYDLVNWQNTPEGSLKLVLIGRVDGFDLHLNESAIQWSTGSNQVPVSVCSESCPPGTRKANRKGEPLCCFDCIPCAEGEISNTTGSLHCERCPSEFWSNVEQTACVPRQLDFLSFNETLGITLTTAAVSGAAVTTAVFVVFLYYRKTPMVRANNSELSFLLLLSLKLCFLCSLVFIGRPSVWSCRFQQAAFGISFVLCVSCLLVKTLVVLAVFRSARPGAETLMKWFGPGQQRGSVCFFTSVQVIICAIWLSLSPPEPRRDLGFQGSKVTLECAMASVVGFSLVLGYIGLLACTCLLLAFLARKLPDNFNEAKLITFSMLIFCAVWVAFVPAYVSSPGKYVVAVEIFAILASSYGLLLCIFAPKCFIILCRPEKNTKKHLMAK from the exons ATGTCTTTGTCCCTCTGGTTCCTCACTCGGAGGCCCTCCTCAGCcctctccctgctgcttctCAGTGTAGTGGGCATACAGACAGGGCTGGAGGTGGTTCAGGCAACAGTGTGCTCCCGGTGGGGTGTACCGAGCGACAAGagcctctcccaggatggagaTGTGATTATCGGTGGACTTTTTAATCTCTATTACATACCTTCAGCTGTAGAGCAGGGCTACACCAAGCTGCCAAGTTATGAACCTTGCACTGG TTTAGCTGTAGAGcctttaaaatatacatatgCTATGGCATTTGCGGTGGAGGAAATCAATCGTAACAGCACCCTGCTACCAGGAGTGAAGCTGGGCTACCGTATACTTGATAGCTGTTTTCGATACCCCTGGGCTCTGCAAGGTGCACTGTCAATGGTtggaggagacacacacagctgcaactTAACAGCTGCTACGCCTCAATCTGCAGGTGGACAGCTTGTTCCTTTGCTCATTGGTGCTGCTGCATCTACAACAGGCATAATGCTGTCGAGGATTCTGGGGCCTCTCTCTGTGCCAGTG ATCAGCTACTTGGCTAGCTGCCCCTGTCTTAGTGACAGAACAAAGTTTCCTAACTTCTTCAGAACAATCCCCAGTGATATTTACCAAGCTCGGGCCATGGCACGACTGGCCATACGCTTCAACTGGACATGGATTGGAGCGGTGATTGTAAACAATGACTATGGTCAATTGGCAATACAG GTATTTCAGGAGGAGATTCAGGGGAAAGGAGTGTGTTTGGAATTTATAGCGACTGTACGCAGAGAAACTATAGTGAGTGATGCCAGACGTGCAGCTCTCAAAATTAAAGCTTCAACTGCAACAGTGATTCTGATCTTTTGCTGGTATACAGATGTAAAGAAAGTATTTCTGGAACTGGCCAAGAGAAAT gtgacagacagacagtttctGGCCAGTGAGGCTTGGAGCACCAGTGATGATCTTCTTCAAGATCTTGCCATCTCTAAAGTGGCAAGTGGTGTTCTTGGTGTGGCCATTCGAAGTTCAACAATACCTGGATTTGAAAATTATCTCAGGAGTTTGCACCCAAGTCATCGTCCTGAAGATGAATTCTTCAGAGAATTCTGGCAAAAGGAGTTTGGATGCACTCCTGGAGCTGAACAATCACAAGAAACACAATCTTCATATTCCTCTTCACAACTCCAAACACGGTCTGACCATTCATcaaatgtttcttcttcatctccgaCCAAAGAGACCCTTCTGAAAGCTTCTCTACCAGCCTGCAGTGGGACAGAGTCCCTGGAGGGAGTGCAGCATCCCTTCACTGACACCTCTCAGCTAAGGGTGGCGTATAATGTGTACCTGGCTGTTTATGCTGCAGCCCATGCCCTCCACAGCCTTCTCTCCTGCCCCAACAGAGACAGCCCTCCTGGAAACAACAGCTCCACTTGCTCCTCTCCAAAACACATCAAACCCAGAGAG CTGTTGCAGCACTTGAACAAAGTGAACGTCACCACACCACaaggagaaatgttttatttccaagGTGCTGACATTCCAGCAAAGTACGACCTCGTCAACTGGCAGAACACCCCTGAAGGGTCACTTAAACTTGTTTTGATCGGTCGTGTGGACGGGTTTGACCTCCACCTTAATGAATCAGCTATTCAGTGGAGCACAGGATCCAATCAG GTTCCTGTTTCAGTGTGCAGTGAGAGCTGCCCCCCAGGTACCCGAAAGGCCAACAGGAAAGGAGaacctctctgctgctttgactgTATCCCATGTGCTGAAGGGGAGATTAGCAATACAACTG GTTCTCTTCACTGTGAGCGTTGTCCATCTGAGTTCTGGTCCAACGTTGAACAAACAGCCTGTGTCCCTCGTCAGCTGGACTTTCTTTCCTTTAATGAAACATTGGGCATTACTCTGACCACTGCAGCTGTGTCTGGTGCTGCAGtgacaacagctgtgtttgtggtgtttctTTACTACCGCAAAACACCTATG GTTCGAGCCAACAATTCAGAACTGAGCTTCCTGCTTCTTCTGTCTCTGAAGCTCTGCTTCCTGTGCTCACTGGTCTTCATTGGTCGTCCATCAGTCTGGTCCTGTCGATTCCAGCAGGCAGCCTTTGGGATCAgctttgtactttgtgtttccTGCCTCCTGGTCAAAACCCTCGTAGTTCTTGCTGTTTTCCGCTCAGCTCGGCCTGGTGCTGAAACCTTGATGAAGTGGTTTGGTCCGGGCCAACAGAGAGGAAGTGTCTGCTTCTTTACTTCTGTACAG GTTATCATCTGTGCCATATGGCTGTCCCTGAGTCCCCCAGAGCCTCGACGTGATCTGGGTTTccaagggtcaaaggtcaccctGGAGTGTGCCATGGCCTCTGTGGTGGGCTTCTCTCTGGTTCTGGGCTACATTGGCCTGCTGGCCTGCACCTGCCTCCTCCTGGCCTTTCTTGCTCGGAAACTCCCTGACAACTTCAATGAGGCCAAACTGatcaccttcagcatgctgatattctgtgctGTCTGGGTGGCCTTTGTTCCTGCTTACGTTAGCTCTCCTGGGAAGTATGTTGTTGCTGTGGAAATTTTTGCAATCCTGGCCTCCAGTTATGGTTTACTGCTCTGTATTTTTGCCCCCAAATGTTTCATCATTCTCTGTAGGCCTGAGAAAAACACCAAGAAACACCTGATGGCCAAATAG
- the LOC141012665 gene encoding extracellular calcium-sensing receptor-like, with amino-acid sequence MSLFLWFLTWRLSSALSLLLLSVVGIQTGLEVVQATVCSRRGATRDKSLSQDGDVIIGGLFNLYYKPSAVEQGYTRLPSYEPCTGLDLEPLKYTYAMAFAVEEINRNSTLLPGVKLGYRILDSCSRYPWALQAGDQLVPLLICAASSTTGIMLSRILGPLSVPVISYLASCPCLSDRTKFPNFFRTIPSDIYQARAMAQLAIRFNWTWMGAVIENNDYGQLAIQVFQEEIQGKGVCLEFIEALHRETIVSDARRAALKIKASTATVILIFCWYTDVKKVFLELAKRNVTDRQFLASEAWSTSDDLLQDLAISKVASGVLGVAIRSSTIPGFENYLRSLHPSHRPDDEFIREFWQKEFGSCSGTESLEGVQHPFTDTSQLRVAYNVYLAVYAAAHALHSLLSCPNRDSPPGNNSSTCSSPKHIKPRELLQHLNKVNVTTPQGEMFYFQGADIPAKYDLVNWQNTPEGSLKLVLIGRVDGFDLHLNESAIQWSTGSNQVPVSVCSESCPPGTRKANRKGEPLCCFDCIPCAEGEISNTTGSLHCERCPSEFWSNSEQTACVPRQLDFLSFNETLGITLTTAAVSGAAVTTAVFVVFICYRKTPMVRANNSELSFLLLLSLKLCFLCSLVFIGRPSVWSCRFQQAAFGISFVLCVSCLLVKTLVVLAVFRSARPGAETLMKWFGPGQQRGSVCLFTSVQVIICAIWLSLSPPEPRPDLGFKGSKVTLECAMASVVGFSLVLGYIGLLACTCLLLAFLARKLPDNFNEAKLITFSMLIFCAVWVAFVPAYVSSPGKYVVAVEIFAILASSYGLLLCIFAPKCFIILLRPEKNTKKHLMAR; translated from the exons ATGTCTTTGTTCCTCTGGTTCCTCACTTGGAGGCTCTCCTCAGCcctctccctgctgcttctCAGTGTAGTGGGCATACAGACGGGTCTGGAGGTGGTTCAGGCGACAGTGTGCTCCCGGCGGGgtgcaaccagagacaagagcctctcccaggatggagaTGTGATTATTGGTGGACTTTTTAATCTCTATTACAAACCTTCAGCTGTAGAGCAGGGCTACACCAGGCTGCCAAGTTATGAACCTTGCACCGG TTTAGATCTAGAGCcattaaaatatacatatgCTATGGCGTTTGCGGTGGAGGAAATCAATCGTAACAGCACCCTGCTACCAGGAGTGAAGCTGGGCTACCGTATACTTGACAGCTGTTCCCGATACCCCTGGGCTCTGCAAG CAGGTGATCAACTTGTTCCTTTGCTCATTTGTGCGGCCTCATCTACAACAGGTATAATGCTGTCTAGGATCCTGGGGCCTCTCTCTGTGCCAGTT ATCAGCTACTTGGCTAGCTGCCCCTGTCTTAGTGACAGGACAAAGTTTCCTAACTTCTTCAGAACAATCCCCAGTGATATTTACCAAGCCCGGGCCATGGCACAGCTGGCCATACGCTTCAACTGGACATGGATGGGAGCAGTAATAGAAAACAATGATTATGGTCAATTGGCGATACAG GTATTTCAGGAGGAGATTCAGGGGAAAGGAGTGTGTTTGGAATTCATCGAGGCTCTTCACAGAGAAACTATAGTGAGTGATGCCAGACGTGCAGCACTCAAAATTAAAGCTTCAACTGCAACAGTGATTCTGATCTTTTGCTGGTATACAGATGTAAAGAAAGTATTTCTGGAACTGGCCAAGAGAAAT gtgacagacagacagtttctGGCCAGTGAGGCTTGGAGCACCAGTGATGATCTTCTTCAAGATCTTGCCATCTCTAAAGTGGCAAGTGGTGTTCTTGGTGTGGCCATTCGAAGTTCAACAATACCTGGATTTGAAAATTATCTCAGGAGTTTGCACCCAAGTCATCGTCCTGATGATGAATTCATCAGAGAATTCTGGCAAAAGGAGTTTGGAT CCTGCAGTGGGACAGAGTCCCTGGAGGGAGTGCAGCATCCCTTCACTGACACCTCTCAGCTAAGGGTGGCGTATAATGTGTACCTGGCTGTTTATGCTGCAGCCCATGCCCTCCACAGCCTTCTCTCCTGCCCCAACAGAGACAGCCCTCCTGGAAACAACAGCTCCACTTGCTCCTCTCCAAAACACATCAAACCCAGAGAG CTGTTGCAGCACTTGAACAAAGTGAACGTCACCACACCACaaggagaaatgttttatttccaagGTGCCGACATTCCAGCAAAGTACGACCTCGTCAACTGGCAGAACACCCCTGAAGGGTCACTTAAACTTGTTTTGATCGGTCGTGTGGACGGGTTTGACCTCCACCTTAATGAGTCGGCTATTCAGTGGAGCACAGGATCCAATCAG GTTCCTGTTTCAGTGTGCAGTGAGAGCTGCCCCCCAGGTACCCGAAAGGCCAACAGGAAAGGAGaacctctctgctgctttgactgTATCCCATGTGCTGAAGGGGAGATTAGCAATACAACTG GTTCTCTTCACTGTGAGCGTTGTCCATCTGAGTTCTGGTCTAATTCTGAACAAACAGCCTGTGTCCCTCGTCAGCTGGACTTTCTTTCCTTTAATGAAACATTGGGCATTACTCTGACCACTGCAGCTGTGTCTGGTGCTGCAGtgacaacagctgtgtttgtggtgtttatttGCTACCGTAAAACACCTATG GTCCGAGCCAACAATTCAGAACTGAGCTTCCTACTTCTTCTGTCTCTGAAGCTCTGCTTCCTGTGCTCACTGGTCTTCATCGGTCGTCCATCAGTCTGGTCCTGTCGGTTCCAGCAGGCAGCCTTTGGGATCAgctttgtactttgtgtttccTGCCTCCTGGTCAAAACCCTCGTAGTTCTTGCTGTTTTCCGCTCAGCTCGGCCTGGTGCTGAAACCTTGATGAAGTGGTTTGGTCCGGGCCAACAGAGAGGAAGTGTCTGCCTCTTTACTTCTGTACAG GTTATCATCTGTGCCATATGGCTGTCCCTGAGCCCCCCAGAGCCTCGACCTGATCTGGGTTTcaaagggtcaaaggtcaccctGGAGTGTGCCATGGCCTCCGTGGTGGGCTTTTCTCTGGTTCTGGGCTACATCGGCCTGCTGGCCTGCACCTGCCTCCTCTTGGCCTTTCTTGCTCGGAAACTCCCTGACAACTTCAATGAGGCCAAACTGatcaccttcagcatgctgatattctgtgctGTCTGGGTGGCCTTTGTCCCTGCTTACGTTAGCTCCCCTGGGAAGTATGTTGTCGCTGTGGAAATTTTTGCAATCCTGGCCTCCAGTTATGGTTTACTGCTCTGTATTTTTGCCCCCAAATGTTTCATCATTCTTTTGAGGCCTGAGAAAAACACTAAGAAACACCTGATGGCCAGATAG
- the LOC141012673 gene encoding extracellular calcium-sensing receptor-like — MSAHPHVHLILMAKRTAGSMSLFLWFLTWRPSSALSLLLLSVVGRQTGLEVVQATVCSRLESLKNIYAMAFAVEEINRNSTLLPGVKLGYRILDSCSRYPWALQGGELVPLLIGASRSTTGIMLSRILGPLSVPVISYLASCPCLSDRTKFPNFFRTIPSDIYQARAMAQLAIRFNWTWMGAVIENSDYGQLAIQVFQEEIQGKGVCLEFIETLRRETIESDARRAALTMKASTATVILIFCWYTDVKKVFLELAKRNVTDRQFLASEAWSTSDDLLQDLAISKVASGVLGVALQSSTIPGFENYLRSLHPSHRPDDEFFREFWQKEFGSCSGTESLEGVQHPFTDTSQLRVAYNVYLAVYAAAHALHSLLSCPNRDSPPGNNSSTCSSPKHIKPRELLQHLNKVNVTTPQGEMFYFQGADIPAKYDLVNWQNTPEGSLKLVLIGRVDGFDLHLNESAIQWSTGSNQVPVSVCSESCPPGTRKANRKGEPLCCFDCIPCAEGEISNTTGSLHCERCPSEFWSNVEQTACVPRQLDFLSFNETLGITLTTAAVSGAAVTTAVFVVFIFYHKTPMVRANNSELSFLLLLSLKLCFLCSLVFIGRPSVWSCRFQQAAFGISFVLCVSCLLVKTLVVLAVFRSARPGAETLMKWFGPGQQRGSVCLFTSIQVIICAIWLSLSPPEPRRDLGFQGSKVTLECAMASVVGFSLVLGYIGLLACTCLLLAFLARKLPDNFNEAKLITFSMLIFCAVWVAFVPAYVSSPGKYVVAVEIFAILASSYGLLLCIFAPKCFIILLRPEKNTKKNMMAR, encoded by the exons ATGTCAGCCCACCCCCACGTCCATCTCATCCTCATGGCCAAAAG AACAGCTGGATCCATGTCTTTGTTCCTCTGGTTCCTCACTTGGAGGCCCTCCTCAGCcctctccctgctgcttctCAGTGTAGTGGGCAGACAGACGGGGCTGGAGGTGGTTCAGGCGACAGTGTGCTCCCG TTTAGAGTCCTTGAAAAATATATATGCAATGGCGTTTGCGGTGGAGGAAATCAATCGCAACAGCACCCTGCTGCCAGGTGTGAAGTTGGGCTACCGTATACTTGACAGCTGTTCCCGATACCCCTGGGCTCTGCAAG GTGGTGAGCTTGTCCCTTTGCTCATTGGTGCTTCAAGATCCACAACAGGTATAATGCTGTCTAGGATCCTGGGCCCTCTCTCTGTGCCAGTA ATCAGCTACTTGGCTAGCTGCCCCTGTCTTAGTGACAGGACAAAGTTTCCTAACTTCTTCAGAACAATCCCCAGTGATATTTACCAAGCCCGGGCCATGGCACAGCTGGCCATACGCTTCAACTGGACATGGATGGGAGCAGTGATAGAAAACTCGGATTATGGTCAATTGGCAATACAG GTATTTCAGGAGGAGATTCAGGGGAAAGGAGTGTGTTTGGAATTCATAGAGACTCTCCGCAGAGAAACTATAGAGAGTGATGCCAGACGTGCAGCTCTCACAATGAAAGCTTCAACTGCAACAGTGATTCTGATCTTTTGCTGGTACACAGATGTAAAGAAAGTATTTCTGGAACTGGCCAAGAGAAAT gtgacagacagacagtttctGGCCAGTGAGGCTTGGAGCACCAGTGATGATCTTCTTCAAGATCTTGCCATCTCTAAAGTGGCAAGTGGTGTTCTTGGTGTGGCCCTTCAAAGTTCAACAATACCTGGATTTGAAAATTATCTCAGGAGTTTGCACCCAAGTCATCGTCCTGATGATGAATTCTTCAGAGAATTCTGGCAAAAGGAGTTTGGAT CCTGCAGTGGGACAGAGTCCTTGGAGGGAGTGCAGCATCCCTTCACTGACACCTCTCAGCTAAGGGTGGCGTATAATGTGTACCTGGCTGTTTATGCTGCAGCCCACGCCCTCCACAGCCTTCTCTCCTGCCCCAACAGAGACAGCCCTCCTGGAAACAACAGCTCCACTTGCTCCTCTCCAAAACACATCAAACCCAGAGag CTGTTGCAGCACTTGAACAAAGTGAACGTCACCACGCCACaaggagaaatgttttatttccaagGTGCCGACATTCCAGCAAAGTACGACCTCGTCAACTGGCAGAACACCCCTGAAGGGTCACTTAAACTTGTTTTGATCGGTCGTGTGGATGGGTTTGACCTCCACCTTAATGAGTCGGCTATTCAGTGGAGCACAGGATCCAATCAG GTTCCTGTTTCAGTGTGCAGTGAGAGCTGCCCCCCAGGTACCCGAAAGGCCAACAGGAAAGGAGaacctctctgctgctttgactgTATCCCATGTGCTGAAGGGGAGATTAGCAATACAACTG GTTCTCTTCACTGTGAGCGTTGTCCATCTGAGTTCTGGTCCAACGTTGAACAAACAGCCTGTGTCCCTCGTCAGCTGGACTTTCTTTCCTTTAATGAAACATTGGGCATTACTCTGACCACTGCAGCTGTGTCTGGTGCTGCAGtgacaacagctgtgtttgtggtgtttatttTCTACCACAAAACACCTATG GTTCGAGCCAACAATTCAGAACTGAGCTTCCTGcttcttctgtctctgaaaCTCTGCTTCCTGTGCTCACTGGTCTTCATCGGTCGTCCATCAGTCTGGTCCTGTCGGTTCCAGCAGGCAGCCTTTGGGATCAgctttgtactttgtgtttccTGCCTCCTGGTCAAAACACTCGTAGTTCTTGCTGTTTTCCGCTCAGCTCGGCCTGGTGCTGAAACCTTGATGAAGTGGTTTGGTCCGGGCCAACAGAGAGGAAGTGTCTGCCTCTTTACTTCTATACAG GTTATCATCTGTGCCATTTGGCTGTCCCTCAGCCCCCCAGAGCCTCGACGTGATCTGGGTTTccaagggtcaaaggtcaccctGGAGTGTGCCATGGCCTCTGTGGTGGGCTTCTCTCTGGTTCTGGGCTACATTGGCCTGCTGGCCTGCACCTGCCTCCTCCTGGCCTTTCTTGCTCGGAAACTCCCTGACAACTTCAATGAGGCCAAACTGatcaccttcagcatgctgatattctgtgctGTCTGGGTGGCCTTTGTCCCTGCTTACGTTAGCTCTCCTGGGAAGTATGTTGTCGCTGTGGAAATTTTTGCAATCCTGGCCTCCAGTTATGGTTTACTGCTCTGTATTTTTGCCCCCAAATGTTTCATCATTCTTTTGAGGCCTGAGAAAAACACTAAGAAAAACATGATGGCCAGATAA